In Micromonospora purpureochromogenes, a single window of DNA contains:
- the asnB gene encoding asparagine synthase (glutamine-hydrolyzing), translated as MCGLLAFFSARGDAAAHRDNIAGALECLHHRGPDETGVEVVGDASGRYADGVFAHKRLAIIDVASSHEPLPYADGRYLLTFNGEIYNYIELRDELVRTYGAQFATAGDGEVIVAGYHYWGEQVLTRLRGMFAFVIWDRQERRAFGARDYFGIKPLHYLETADGLYLASEKKALLPFAHSNYEGDAGIDTANLSHYLTLQYVPEPGTLHKGIRRIGSGEYLTWSPGGRIDVRRWYRPVFHPAPVDDEQRLYQEIRETLRDSVRMHMRSDVPVGSFLSSGIDSTAVVALAREFNPNILTFTVGYDVPGYSEIDVAQESARHLDVTTIPTKIGPQDMIDALPKIVWHLDDPVADPALVPLYFVAKKAAEHVTVVLSGEGADEFFGGYTIYREPLSLGTVNGLPGGVQKGLRAVSKAIPQGVKGKSFLERGTTPIEQRYYGNARMFTEEEKQHLLRRYDPSVRYTDVTAPIYAECTELDDVTKMQYVDLYTWLRGDILVKADRISMAHSLEVRVPFLDRAVFDVAAGIPVDLKLPPRSDATKYAMRQALQGVVPPAIVNRKKLGFPTPTRVWLRGEMYEWARHVLATSGAGDLIDLSYAMRLLDEHKREEADHSRKVWTVLIFCIWHAIFVAKTLDPGIQRNQSALLTKPVVGSMVR; from the coding sequence ATGCCTGCACCACCGCGGCCCGGACGAGACCGGTGTCGAGGTGGTCGGGGACGCCTCCGGCCGGTACGCGGACGGGGTGTTCGCGCACAAGCGCCTGGCGATCATCGACGTGGCCTCCAGCCACGAGCCGCTGCCGTACGCCGACGGTCGCTACCTGCTCACCTTCAACGGTGAGATCTACAACTACATCGAGCTGCGCGACGAGCTGGTGCGCACCTACGGCGCCCAGTTCGCCACCGCAGGCGACGGCGAGGTGATCGTCGCCGGCTACCACTACTGGGGCGAGCAGGTGCTCACCCGGCTGCGCGGCATGTTCGCCTTCGTCATCTGGGACCGGCAGGAGCGGCGCGCCTTCGGCGCCCGCGACTACTTCGGCATCAAGCCGCTGCACTACCTGGAGACCGCCGACGGGCTCTACCTCGCCTCGGAGAAGAAGGCGCTGCTGCCCTTCGCGCACTCGAACTACGAGGGCGACGCCGGCATCGACACGGCCAACCTGAGCCACTACCTGACCCTGCAGTACGTGCCGGAGCCCGGCACCCTGCACAAGGGGATCCGGCGGATCGGCTCGGGGGAGTACCTGACCTGGAGCCCGGGCGGACGCATCGACGTGCGCCGGTGGTACCGGCCGGTGTTCCACCCCGCCCCCGTCGATGACGAGCAGCGGCTCTACCAGGAGATCCGGGAGACGCTGCGGGATAGCGTCCGGATGCACATGCGCTCGGACGTGCCGGTCGGCTCGTTCCTGTCCAGCGGGATCGACTCGACCGCGGTGGTGGCCCTGGCCCGGGAGTTCAACCCGAACATCCTCACCTTCACCGTCGGGTACGACGTGCCCGGCTACTCCGAGATCGACGTGGCCCAGGAGTCGGCCCGGCACCTCGACGTGACCACCATCCCGACCAAGATCGGGCCGCAGGACATGATCGACGCCCTGCCGAAGATCGTCTGGCACCTGGACGACCCGGTGGCCGACCCGGCGCTGGTGCCGCTCTACTTCGTGGCGAAGAAGGCCGCCGAGCACGTCACGGTGGTCCTCTCCGGCGAGGGCGCGGACGAGTTCTTCGGCGGGTACACGATCTACCGGGAGCCGCTCTCCCTCGGCACCGTCAACGGCCTGCCGGGCGGGGTGCAGAAGGGCCTGCGCGCGGTCTCCAAGGCGATTCCGCAGGGGGTCAAGGGCAAGAGCTTCCTGGAGCGCGGCACCACCCCGATCGAGCAGCGCTACTACGGCAACGCCCGGATGTTCACCGAGGAGGAGAAGCAGCACCTGCTGCGCCGCTACGACCCCTCGGTCCGCTACACCGACGTGACCGCGCCGATCTACGCGGAGTGCACCGAGCTCGACGACGTCACCAAGATGCAGTACGTCGACCTCTACACCTGGCTGCGCGGCGACATCCTGGTCAAGGCCGACCGGATCTCGATGGCCCACTCGCTGGAGGTGCGGGTGCCCTTCCTCGACCGGGCGGTCTTCGACGTGGCCGCCGGCATCCCGGTCGACCTGAAGCTCCCGCCCCGTTCGGACGCCACCAAGTACGCCATGCGCCAGGCGTTGCAGGGCGTGGTGCCGCCGGCCATCGTCAACCGGAAGAAGCTGGGCTTCCCGACCCCGACCCGGGTCTGGCTGCGCGGCGAGATGTACGAGTGGGCCCGGCACGTGCTGGCCACCTCCGGCGCGGGCGACCTGATCGACCTGTCGTACGCGATGCGGCTGCTGGACGAGCACAAGCGGGAGGAGGCGGACCACTCCCGCAAGGTGTGGACCGTGCTGATCTTCTGCATCTGGCACGCCATCTTCGTGGCCAAGACCCTCGACCCCGGCATCCAGCGCAACCAGTCCGCCCTGCTCACCAAGCCCGTGGTCGGCTCCATGGTCCGCTGA